The following coding sequences are from one Perognathus longimembris pacificus isolate PPM17 chromosome 13, ASM2315922v1, whole genome shotgun sequence window:
- the LOC125362137 gene encoding olfactory receptor 2AT4: protein METTTCNGSGDSQTIFYLTGIPSLPKSLFLPVFFLFLFLYLLILVGNALILVAVGAEPSLHKPMYFFLMNLSALDILFTTTTVPKMLFLFLLGDRFLSFPACFLQMYLFHSFSCSEAFILVVMAYDRYVAICRPLHYPVHMTPQTNAALAASAWLTALLLPVPAVVQTSHMAYNSMAYIHHCFCDHLAVVQASCSDTSAQTLMGFCIAMVVSFLPLLLVLLSYTHILASVLRIRSREGRSKAFSTCSSHLLVVGTYYSSIAVAYVTYRADLPLDFHVMGNVVYAILTPVLNPLIYTLRNKDVKAAITKMACPQEPKNAGKP, encoded by the coding sequence ATGGAGACCACGACCTGTAATGGATCAGGCGACTCCCAGACCATCTTCTACCTCACTGGCATTCCCTCCCTGCCAAAatccctcttccttcctgtcttcttcctcttcctcttcctctacctGCTCATCTTGGTGGGCAATGCCCTGATCCTGGTGGCAGTGGGGGCCGAGCCCAGCCTCCACaagcccatgtacttcttcctcatgAACCTCTCAGCCCTGGACATcctcttcaccaccaccaccgtgcCCAAGATGCTCTTTCTGTTCCTGCTTGGAGATCGATTCCTCAGCTTCCCCGCCTGCTTCCTGCAGATGTACCTCTTCCATAGCTTCTCCTGCTCAGAAGCCTTCATCCTGGTGgtcatggcctatgaccgctacgtGGCCATCTGCCGCCCACTGCACTACCCGGTCCACATGACCCCACAGACCAACGCTGCCCTGGCGGCCAGCGCctggctcactgcccttctcctgCCCGTCCCAGCAGTGGTGCAGACCTCCCACATGGCCTACAACAGCATGGCCTACATCCACCACTGCTTCTGTGACCACCTGGCTGtggtccaggcctcctgctctGACACCAGCGCACAGACCCTCATGGGCTTCTGCATCGCCATGGTGgtgtccttcctcccccttctcctggtGCTGCTCTCCTACACCCACATCCTGGCGTCTGTGCTTCGCATCCGCTCCCGAGAAGGACGTTCCAAAGCCTTCTCCACCTGTAGCTCCCACCTCCTGGTGGTGGGCACCTACTATTCATCCATTGCTGTGGCCTATGTCACCTACAGGGCTGACCTGCCCCTCGACTTCCACGTCATGGGCAACGTGGTTTATGCGATCCTCACACCTGTTCTCAACCCCCTCATCTACACGCTGAGGAACAAGGATGTCAAGGCAGCCATCACCAAAATGGCGTGTCCCCAGGAGCCAAAGAATGCTGGGAAGCCCTGA